One genomic segment of Panicum virgatum strain AP13 chromosome 2N, P.virgatum_v5, whole genome shotgun sequence includes these proteins:
- the LOC120662649 gene encoding uncharacterized protein LOC120662649 has product MQEPDWSSLPVDLLEDIVDLLPWSSRPRFAAVCKHWRSAVLPFYPAWLTPVLLNAADVGSTNVRYYSPYHHKIFEISDTLESPNSAKICCARGRHLTLCQRTDWEITVAHIDLVTGAICDLYPLERCSFDFVVYDGERRMFGIKAVGVLEVARAIRCDCGGWYPWEFSELSPDEPKLTASPATSPVLHRGLLYLLGIDGRLAVYDDRQHERGLVVLDKPGGFGPDRDCDDCYLFESDEGELRAVLVGRRGTPVRVVRLDEQEMEWEVESLGGRAVFTGTPATLMVETGVEWMRNRIFVPRLHSWPETIHADLVERGGELAFVPASAAAAARDGGAGEKGIWSCGLEPQQSSEFWETIEFFHGVWVNFRN; this is encoded by the coding sequence ATGCAGGAACCGGATTGGTCGTCCCTCCCTGTCGACCTCCTCGAGGACATCGTGGACCTGCTGCCGTGGTCGAGCCGCCCGAGGTTCGCCGCCGTGTGCAAGCACTGGCGCTCCGCCGTGCTCCCCTTCTACCCGGCGTGGCTCACGCCTGTCCTCCTCAACGCCGCCGACGTCGGCTCCACCAACGTCCGGTACTACAGCCCCTACCACCACAAGATTTTCGAGATCAGCGACACGCTGGAAAGCCCCAACAGCGCCAAGATCTGCTGCGCCAGGGGGCGCCACCTCACGCTGTGCCAGCGTACGGATTGGGAGATCACGGTGGCTCACATCGACCTCGTGACCGGCGCCATCTGCGACCTGTACCCGCTGGAGCGCTGCAGCTTCGACTTCGTCGTCtacgacggcgagcgcagaaTGTTCGGCATCAAAGCGGTCGGCGTACTCGAGGTCGCCCGCGCCATCCGGTGCGACTGCGGCGGGTGGTACCCGTGGGAGTTCTCCGAGCTCAGCCCCGACGAGCCGAAGCTCAcagcgtcgccggcgacgagtcCCGTCCTCCACCGTGGCTTGCTCTACCTGCTGGGCATCGACGGGAGGCTGGCGGTGTACGACGACCGCCAGCACGAGCGAGGCCTCGTGGTTCTTGACAAGCCCGGAGGGTTCGGCCCCGACCGCGACTGCGACGACTGCTACCTGTTCGAGTCCGACGAGGGCGAGCTCAGGGCCGTGCTCGtgggccgccgcggcacgccggTGCGCGTCGTCAGGCTCGACGAGCAGGAGATGGAGTGGGAGGTGGAGAGCCTGGGAGGGCGGGCGGTGTTCACCGGCACGCCCGCTACACTGATGGTTGAGACCGGCGTCGAGTGGATGCGGAACAGGATCTTTGTCCCGAGGCTCCACAGCTGGCCTGAGACCATCCACGCTGACCTCGTTGAGAGGGGAGGCGAACTGGCCTTTGTGCCTGCgtccgctgcggcggcggcacgggacgGTGGGGCAGGTGAGAAGGGCATATGGAGTTGTGGATTGGAGCCGCAGCAGTCGTCGGAGTTCTGGGAGACCATAGAATTTTTCCACGGTGTCTGGGTTAATTTCAGAAATTAA
- the LOC120658846 gene encoding zinc finger AN1 domain-containing stress-associated protein 17-like, protein MARRGTEAFPELGAHCDEADCNQLDFLPIECDGCGGLFCAAHRTYRGHGCAKEADQGRTVVVCPDCGDSIERTAPGQAEQEILDEHVRSRRCDPARKRKPVCPARRCKEPLTFSNTTDCKACGRKVYLRHRFPADHACAGAAASKAAGAGAARRAGGECARDAQSKGSGAWALPVSIRNLKIF, encoded by the coding sequence ATGGCGCGGCGGGGCACGGAGGCGTTCCCGGAGCTGGGAGCGCACTGCGACGAGGCCGACTGCAACCAGCTCGACTTCCTCCCCATCGAGTGCGACGGGTGCGGCGGGCTCTTTTGCGCGGCGCACCGGACGTACCGCGGCCACGGCTGCGCCAAGGAGGCCGACCAGGGCCGCACCGTCGTCGTCTGCCCCGACTGCGGCGACTCCATCGAGCGGACGGCGCCGGGGCAGGCCGAGCAGGAGATCCTGGACGAGCACGTGCGGTCGCGCCGCTGCGACCCGGCGAGGAAGCGCAAGCCGGTGTGCCCCGCGCGCCGGTGCAAGGAGCCGCTCACCTTCTCCAACACCACCGATTGCAAGGCCTGCGGGCGGAAGGTGTACCTGAGGCACCGCTTCCCGGCCGACCACGCCtgcgccggggcggcggcgtccaaggcggcgggcgcgggcgcggccaggAGGGCTGGCGGGGAGTGCGCCCGCGACGCGCAGAGCAAGGGGAGCGGCGCCTGGGCGCTGCCGGTGTCTATCCGCAACCTCAAGATATTTTGA